A single genomic interval of Pomacea canaliculata isolate SZHN2017 linkage group LG5, ASM307304v1, whole genome shotgun sequence harbors:
- the LOC112564163 gene encoding LOW QUALITY PROTEIN: fibroblast growth factor receptor 4-like (The sequence of the model RefSeq protein was modified relative to this genomic sequence to represent the inferred CDS: inserted 1 base in 1 codon), translating to MGWILFVFITYHLASVAVLHSSALGAPSSANRKEAPYFYKEPLSQLRAAEGGRVKFRCKVKGEPRPFLVWYRNNELITPHADDRIIITKYALSIDPVNVNDTGKYSCLAKNQFGEKWANFTLSVEADVPNPEPTAVDNGRDSDEEGPPQWSYRMTDIKSLTRTVNSFVDLKCLAKGYPTPNITWLKDGGPFHQSKMGNVNMKGWRLTIGDLMPEDEGKYTCVITNQYGSINWTFVVEIIQRLTHKPIIEGPXNQTVAVGDTAVLTCKIILSDFHPHLQWVKHYQVNGSYKSPSGDPYLRVIQDDQSATVNNSNPEQLILSNVSMEDAGWYTCLVANAIGMEYGSAWLTVVKDREMLLPRTGLSSDNASLGNAGGFIYEDPRFIGGVAAIFIVAVVICLGVAICCWNRQRRQRMLQPQKPLKRVIIMKPNDLYYPKKDPDAIQPLVVPQVRIDYKPGRHRLSSEFTDVSEYDLPLDTKWEFPRERLVLGDRLGEGAFGLVVKGEAFGIFKDNNSVTVAVKMLKEGSTDREMMDLIREMEMMKLIGKHKNIINLLGCCTQRGPLYVVVEFAPNGNLRDYLKSHRPLGSSFACVSEYERPTVAMVPNNSGSSIAETKEQKALTPKDLISYAYQVARGMEYLASRQCIHRDLAARNVLVAEEYVLKIADFGLTRNLQQFDYYKKTTDGRLPVKWMAPEALFDRKYTSKSDVWSYGVLLWEIFTLGGNPYPSVPVEDLFNLLRNGHRMKKPPYATPEMYAIMHSCWQEDPNNRPDFNRLVQELDKILTSSLKDEAYLDLEPMEGPMSTSDSQYSSMSHDSTSSGDNSAIV from the exons GATAG AATAATCATCACCAAGTATGCCCTCTCCATTGATCCAGTTAACGTGAATGACACTGGAAAGTACAGCTGCCTGGCAAAGAATCAGTTTGGGGAGAAATGGGCCAACTTCACTTTAAGTGTCGAAG CTGATGTTCCCAATCCAGAGCCCACTGCTGTGGATAATGGAAGAGATTCAG ATGAAGAAGGCCCGCCACAGTGGTCCTATCGTATGACGGACATCAAGTCCTTGACCCGCACGGTCAACTCTTTTGTGGACTTGAAATGTCTGGCCAAGGGCTATCCTACCCCAAACATCACGTGGCTCAAAGATGGCGGGCCATTCCATCAGAGCAAAATGGGCAAT GTCAACATGAAAGGCTGGAGGCTGACAATAGGGGACCTGATGCCGGAGGACGAAGGAAAGTACACCTGCGTCATAACCAATCAGTACGGCTCTATCAACTGGACGTTTGTGGTGGAAATCATAC AGCGCCTGACTCACAAGCCCATCATTGAAGGCC GAAATCAAACTGTGGCCGTCGGTGACACGGCAGTTCTCACATGCAAGATAATCCTCAGTGACTTTCATCCTCACCTGCAATGGGTCAAGCACTACCAGGTCAATGGTTCCTACAAGTCGCCCAGTGGCGACCCCTACCTCAGAGTCATACAG GATGATCAG AGTGCAACAGTCAATAACAGCAACCCCGAGCAGCTGATTTTGTCCAATGTCTCGATGGAGGACGCTGGCTGGTACACCTGCCTCGTGGCCAACGCTATCGGCATGGAGTACGGTAGCGCGTGGCTGACTGTGGTGAAGGACCGAG AGATGCTGCTTCCTCGCACTGGGCTGTCTTCAGACAACGCTTCCCTGGGAAACGCCGGAGGCTTTATATATGAGGACCCGCGTTTCATTGGCGGCGTGGCAGCCATCTTCATCGTGGCCGTTGTCATCTGCTTAGGGGTCGCCATCTGCTGCTGGAATCGTCAGCGTCGTCAGCGCATGCTTCAGCCACAGAAGCCCCTAAAGCGAGTCATCATCATGAAGCCG AATGACCTGTATTACCCCAAAAAGGACCCAGATGCCATACAGCCTTTGGTCGTCCCACAAGTGAGAATCGACTATAAACCGGGACGACATCGCCTGTCTTCTGAGTTCACTGATGTCTCCGAGTACGATTTGCCTTTGGACACCAAGTGGGAGTTCCCCCGCGAAAG GTTGGTTCTGGGAGATCGCTTAGGCGAAGGCGCGTTTGGTCTTGTAGTCAAGGGCGAAGCATTTGGCATCTTTAAGGACAATAACTCTGTCACGGTCGCAGTCAAGATGTTGAAGGAGGGTTCAACTGACCGTGAAATGATGGATCTCATTCGGGAAATGGAGATGATGAAGTTGATTGGCAAGCACAAAAACATCATCAACTTACTGGGCTGCTGTACTCAGAGAG GTCCTTTGTATGTCGTCGTGGAGTTCGCGCCAAACGGGAACTTGCGAGACTACCTGAAGAGTCACCGGCCTCTGGGCTCCAGCTTCGCCTGTGTTTCGGAGTACGAGCGGCCGACCGTGGCAATGGTCCCTAACAACTCGGGATCGTCAATCGCCGAGACCAAAGAGCAGAAGGCGCTGACGCCCAAGGACCTCATCTCCTATGCCTACCAGGTGGCCCGCGGCATGGAGTATCTGGCTTCCAGACAG TGCATCCACCGAGACCTGGCGGCCAGGAACGTCTTGGTGGCGGAGGAATACGTCCTCAAAATCGCTGACTTCGGCCTCACGCGCAATCTGCAGCAGTTCGACTACTACAAGAAGACGACAGAT GGTCGACTGCCGGTCAAATGGATGGCACCGGAAGCATTATTCGATCGGAAGTACACTTCGAAAAGTGACGT GTGGTCGTACGGGGTGCTGCTGTGGGAGATCTTCACGCTAGGTGGGAATCCTTACCCGTCAGTACCCGTGGAAGATCTGTTCAACCTTCTGCGCAACGGTCACCGAATGAAGAAGCCACCCTACGCTACCCCTGAAAT GTATGCTATCATGCACTCCTGTTGGCAGGAAGACCCCAACAACAGGCCGGATTTTAACCGCCTGGTACAGGAGCTGGACAAGATACTGACGTCTTCACTAAAGGACGAG GCCTATCTCGACCTGGAGCCAATGGAGGGACCCATGAGCACCTCCGACTCCCAGTACTCCTCTATGAGTCACGACAGCACCAGCAGTGGCGACAACTCGGCGATCGTTTAG